The nucleotide sequence GAGGTTTTTGATGCCCTGCTGGGTCTTGAAGTGGAACTTCACCCAGAAGCGCTCGTTTTGGGGGCTTAAGAAGCTGAAGGTGTGGCTGCCGAAGCCGTGCATGTGGCGGTAGCTGGCCGGGATGCCCCGGTCGCTCATGACCACCGTCACCTGATGCAGGGCTTCGGGCAGGGAGGACCAGAAGTCCCAGTTGTTTTTGGCGCTGCGCATGTTGGTGCGCGGGTCGCGTTTGACGGCGTGGTTGAGGTCGGGAAACTTCAGCGGATCGCGCAGGAAAAAGACCGGCGTGTTGTTGCCGACGAGGTCCCAGTTGCCCTGCTCGGTGTAGAACTTGATGGCAAATCCCCGAATGTCGCGTTCAGCGTCAGCCGCGCCGCGCTCGCCGGCCACCGTGGAGAAGCGCACGAACAGGTCGGTCTTCTTGCCGATTGCCGAAAAGATCTTGGCCTTGGTGTAACGGGTGATGTCGTGGGTGACGGTGAAATGCCCAAACGCCCCCGAGCCTTTGGCGTGCATCCGCCGCTCGGGGATCACCTCGCGGTCGAAATGGGCGAGCTTTTCCAGGAACCAGACGTCTTGGAGCAACTGCGGCCCGCGTGGTCCGGCGGTCAGGACGTTTTGGTTGTCGACGACAGGGGCTCCGGCGTTGGTGGTCAGTTTCTTGGTCATGGGAATGGCCTCCTTTTGGCTGGCGACGGCGGGGGAACGTTTACGTGTTGGCCGGTCCCATTGAGCGACCAGCCTTATGGAAAATCATTTTCCACAAACTCCCTTCCCGGTCAAGAAGAACCTGCCTCTATCGGGATTGGCCCAACTCTTCGCTCCTGTTGGCGGTTGGCCCGAGAGCGCGACCGGCCCTGCAATTTCCCGGGCAGAGCGCGGAGATGGGCAGACGCGCAACCAGCAAACACCATGGAGGGACAGGACGCTGCGCGCAAGAACGGGGAACACGAACCTTCGGGAGAGGGAGAGATACTCCATGCTTACAGGCAACAGGGGTGTTTCGTCCAGATGTTCGCAACCGTCCGCCTTGCCGGAAACGCATTTTTCGGAGAGGATTGCCACGTCAAGGAACCACCAACACGGAGGCCAGCCGTGGCCGGCAATTCCCCTTCCATCGCCGTCGCCCAGGCGAGCGGCAACGTGCTCATTGATGCAATCGTTTACGTTGATCTTCCGCTTTGGACGAGCCAATCGCCATCTTCCGGCCTCACGGTCACCTACGGCTTCATGACCACGCCCCTTGGCCCCAACGACGCGGATTTCACGGCCCTCGACTTCGCGCCCTTGAACGTCACCCAACAAGCCGCCGTGCGCCTCATCTACGCCACGTCCCAGTCGCTGACGGGACTGACCTTCGTGGAGACGGCCGACGCGGCCAGCGCCGACATCGCCTTCGGGACCATGGACATCGCCGGCCCCTCGACCATGGCCATAACCTACTTCGACGCCGTGACCGGAACCACCGATGACGGCTCACCCATCTTCGACCTCAAGGATTACGTCTATCTGGACAATGCCGAATGGAGGGCGACCCTGGCCGATCCCGTGCCCGGCAGCCTCGGCTACGAGACCATCCTTCACGAGATCGGCCATACCCTGGGCCTGGACGACACGGCCTACACACGCAGCCTGCCGGCGCTTCTCGACAACACCGACTTCACGGTCATGTCCTACACTGAAACCGACACCTACAAGGCCAACTTCTCGGTCCTGGACGTGGCCGCCCTGCACTATCTCTACGCCGACACCGGCTCCATCCGCCCCTTTGGCCTCACGCCCGTGATCTCCTGGCCGGAAACGGCCTCACCCGCGCCCGGTTCCGTCCTGGCCGTAGTCTGATCCGCCCGGTGGCGGCCCGATCCTTTTTGGCGTATGCTGCCGGGCAAATCTCCGGAGGCCCGTATGTTGCGCACCATCCGCCCGCTATGCCTGGCCCTCCTCGTCCTGGCCGCCGCCTTGCCGGCCTGGGCCGAGGACATCGACTGCGTCACCACCGAATGGAAGCTCCTTGGGGCCAACCACAAGGTCTGCGTCAGCGCCTTTAACGACCCCGACGTGCCCTGTGTCACCTGCTACATGAGCCAGGCCCGCACCGGCGGCGTGTCCGGGGCCGTGGGACTGGCCGAGGACCCCTCGGAATTCTCCCTGGACTGCCAGCAGACCTGCCCGGTGACGCTGCCCGAGAAGTTCCCCAAGAAAAAGAAGGTGTTCTCCGAAGGAACCTCGGTGCTGTTCAAGGACACCGAAGTGACGCGCCTTTATGACGACAAGCGCAAGGCCCTGGTCTATCTGGCCGTGAGCCGCCGCATCGTCTCGGGATCGCCGAAAAATTCCATTTCCACCGTCGTTCCCCGCTAGCCGCGCCTCGTCCATGCCGCCTTACGATCCCCTGGCCGTGGGCGTGGTCCTGGTCGGCGACGACGGAACCGTGGCCGAGGCCGACGCCGAGGCCAGACGGTTGCTTGGCCTCGACCTCTCGGGCGCGGTGGCCCCGCGTTGGACCCAGCTCGGCCTGTCGGAGTCGGTCCACGAGCCGCCGGCCGGCCGGGGAACGCTGGTTTCCCGCAACGCCCCGGACGAGGGCCTGCGCTGGTTCGTGCTGTCGCGCCGGCCGCTGCGTCTGGCCGGAGAACCGGTCTACGTCTTCTCCCTGGCCGACGTGACGCCGCTGGTGGCCGACCTCGACAAGTACCGGGGATTTTTCACCAACGCCGTGGAAGGCATCTTCCAGTCCACCCCCGGCGGCCGCTTCCTCGACGTCAATCCGGCCCTGGCCGCCATCCTCGGCTACGACGGCCCGGCCGACATGATCACCGCCCTGTCCGACCTGCGGGCCGAACTCTACGTCGACC is from Solidesulfovibrio magneticus RS-1 and encodes:
- a CDS encoding CreA family protein, producing MLRTIRPLCLALLVLAAALPAWAEDIDCVTTEWKLLGANHKVCVSAFNDPDVPCVTCYMSQARTGGVSGAVGLAEDPSEFSLDCQQTCPVTLPEKFPKKKKVFSEGTSVLFKDTEVTRLYDDKRKALVYLAVSRRIVSGSPKNSISTVVPR